CCGTGCGTCACCGCCACCGCGTCCACGGCGGCGGGTTCCAGCCCGGCGTCGGCCAGCGCGCGCTCCACGACGGGCTGGATGCTGGAGAGGTGGGCGCGCGACGCGATCTCGGGCACCACGCCCCCGAACACCCGATGCACATCCTGCGACAGGATGACGAGCGAGTGGAGCGTCACCTCGTCCGCGGCGCCGCTGACCACGGCGGCCGACGTCTCGTCGCACGAGGTCTCGATGCCCAACACGGACGTCATGTGGGCTTGCGCTGGCCGGTGGGCTGTCGCGCCGAGCCCCCCACGCTCGCGGGGGCCGCTGGTCGTGGCACGACGTGCACGACCACCACGCGCGGCTGGACATCGCGCACGAGTACCGCCGCGCCAGGCGGCAGCTGCACGTCGTCCGGGGTGAGCACCAGGGTGGCCGAGTCAGCACCCCGGGGCATCGTGCGGCGAATCACCGGCGGACTGGAGAACAGCGCAAAGATTTCCTTGCCCTCTCCGGCCACCAGGGCGCGGACGTCGGGCGGCGGATCACGCAGCACCGTCGCGCTGTCGAGCATCACGGACAGGCGCACGGGGACGATTTCTTCGGTGGGCTCCTTTGACGTGGCGATGAACCAGAGCACGACCGCGAAGGCCACGGCCAAGGCTTTGAGCCCGAGCCGCTCGGTGAACGCGCCGACCAGGCGACGGCGCCAGCGGGATCGCGCGGCGTTCATGCCTGCATCAACGCGTCGCCACCGCGCCGGCACCGGGGCTGGCGGTCGCGCCGGTGCTGGACGCCGAGCCGCCGAGTCCCAGCAGCTGTCGGACCAACGCGATGTTGCCTTGCGACGTCCAATCCGCGGCGCCGAGCCACACCTTGCGGATCACTCCGTTGCCATCGATCACGTACGATTCCGGATACCCGACCACCTGGTAGCTCTGCTCGATGCGATACTGGGGGTCGTGCAGGATTTCAAACGTGAGTCCCATGTTACGGGCATACGTCCGGATGGAGTCGTCCGAGGCGGTCTCGTCGATGCTCACGGCGACGATCTTGAGCCCGCGCGAGCCGTACATCTCCTGCAGCCGTTCGAGCGTCGGCATCTCCGCCTTACACGGTCCGCACCAGGTGGCCCAGACGTTGAGGATGACGACGTGGCCCGCATAGTCGGCCAACCGCTTGGTCTGATGGGTGCCGTCGATGGTCTGGGCGCTGAACGGCGGCGCCTTGGCACCGACGCCCACCTGCTGCACGCCTCCACCGAACGCGCGCTGGAATGCGTACGAGCCAGCCCCCAGCGCTACGATCACGGCGAGAATCACCCCCCACTGCTGTCGCACGGTCATACCTGTACCTCACACGCGCGTCGCAGCGCGCCGATCTCGGCGACCGGGTCACGGGCCGAGAAGATGGCGTGGCCCGCCACGAACGTGTCGGCGCCGGCCCGCCACACGTTGCCGATGGTGTCGCGCGCGATGCCGCCGTCCACCTCGAGTAGCGCCGGACACCGTGCTTCGTCGAGCATTCGGCGCGCGCGCCGCACCTTGTCCAGCGAGTGGGGAATGAACGCCTGGCCGCCGAACCCCGGGTTCACCGTCATGATCAACAAGAGGTCGGCGTCGTCGAGC
The window above is part of the Gemmatimonadaceae bacterium genome. Proteins encoded here:
- a CDS encoding TlpA disulfide reductase family protein translates to MTVRQQWGVILAVIVALGAGSYAFQRAFGGGVQQVGVGAKAPPFSAQTIDGTHQTKRLADYAGHVVILNVWATWCGPCKAEMPTLERLQEMYGSRGLKIVAVSIDETASDDSIRTYARNMGLTFEILHDPQYRIEQSYQVVGYPESYVIDGNGVIRKVWLGAADWTSQGNIALVRQLLGLGGSASSTGATASPGAGAVATR